A region of the Geomonas subterranea genome:
AGCGGGCAGCTACATTCATTACGGAGGAGGGAACATGAAGAAGAAGTTAGTAGTACTGGGGTTGGCGGCTATCGCTGTGATGGGTATTAGCGGGTGCGCCATTACGACAGACACCATAGCGGTGAACTACCAGCCCCAGACCGGGGTGACCCCCCTGCAGGGCGCCCAGTCGGTGGTGGTGGACGTTAAGGTAAAGGACAACCGGCTCATCCAGGACAAGGTCAGTTGCAAGAAGAACGGTTTCGGCATGGAAATGGCGCGCATCATAACCGCCGAGGACGTGAACATTACGTTCAAGAAGGCTCTGGAGCAGGAGCTGAAGGCACGCGGCTTCGCCATCGGCCCCGAGGCCCTGGTCACCGTGGACGCCGAGCTGAACAAGTTCTACAGCGACTTCAAGATGGGCTTCGTTTCCGTCGACGCCCTCGCCGAGTGCAGCCTCGGCGTCACGGTTAAAGGCAAGAAAGGGAACCTGCTCTTCTCCCGCCAGTACATGACCGAGGGAGCCGAGCGCAACGGCATGATCGCCGGTGGTGACAATGCGCGGCTCGCCCTGGAGCAGGCCCTCGCCCAGGGGATGCAGAAACTCTTCGCCGATCCCGCCTTCATCGCGG
Encoded here:
- a CDS encoding YajG family lipoprotein — translated: MKKKLVVLGLAAIAVMGISGCAITTDTIAVNYQPQTGVTPLQGAQSVVVDVKVKDNRLIQDKVSCKKNGFGMEMARIITAEDVNITFKKALEQELKARGFAIGPEALVTVDAELNKFYSDFKMGFVSVDALAECSLGVTVKGKKGNLLFSRQYMTEGAERNGMIAGGDNARLALEQALAQGMQKLFADPAFIAALLDASKS